The following proteins come from a genomic window of Gossypium raimondii isolate GPD5lz chromosome 5, ASM2569854v1, whole genome shotgun sequence:
- the LOC105767163 gene encoding CASP-like protein ARALYDRAFT_485429 produces the protein MVLFDQLQLLGDSQGLVTPWSVSLALVDAYFVFVKGLPRQPRVLLVVIVGDWALSFLSLAAACSTASVTSLLVNVSSTYCPSKICSRYQLSAAMAFMLWFLSFALTLFNLWLLLSL, from the exons ATGGTGTTGTTCGATCAATTGCAG CTACTTGGTGACAGTCAGGGTTTAGTGACTCCATGGAGTGTGTCATTAGCATTGGTTGATGCATATTTCGTGTTCGTTAAAGGCTTACCACGACAACCAAGGGTACTGTTAGTTGTCATTGTTGGAGACTGG GCCTTGTCATTTCTCTCACTAGCCGCGGCTTGCTCAACTGCTAGTGTGACAAGTCTTTTGGTCAATGTCAGCTCGACATATTGCCCGTCAAAGATATGCAGTAGATATCAGTTGTCTGCAGCTATGGCTTTCATGTTGTGGTTTCTATCCTTTGCTTTAACTCTCTTCAATCTTTGGCTCCTTCTGTCTTTGTAG